TTCTCATCTGTTTGTCGCCCGTACCATATGTATAGCCCATAGCGCCAGCGGTTTCATGGTAGATTACACATAAATGTTGCTTTCATCTTACTTGGCCGGCTGAACTCTCAAGGTATCCTTATTAAGGACAATTATGCCAAAACCAGTTGGCGGAAATATTCTAGTCAACCTCCTTTACCATAAGTTGCCTAGAGTATAGCATAGCTGGTTGGGTCTATCAACAAAGACTTTTGGAAGATACTAGGTTCTAAATCTGGCAAGAAATTGCTTGAGTTGATTGATTTTGACAGAATACTTCTTTGAATATGAGAAGCTGCTCTCACTGAGCAGTCAACCCAAAAAATCTTCCGCATCTATAAGATGGGAAGATTCGTAATTAGCGCAGCCTTTTACGCTGATTTATTATACTTATTTAATAGCTCGTCTAATTCGATCGAAAGTTTTAGCACATATTCGGAGAGCAGGTCATGACTATGACTGGCAAGATTAAGCTCAAATCGCTTAGCTTCGATCTTCTTCTCCAATTCAATAAATTGACCCATTGTACATCCCTCCAATATGTTAACTTTATTTGTGTGAATCTATTGTTGATATCTCTTATTCTAAACCAATAATATTAATTAAATATTAGCAAACTATTTAGTTTGTTCCTGACAAAGTAATATTCCCTTAGCCATTATACGATAAAAAAGAAGCCTCGTGGGCTTCAATTTTCATATATTTATAAAATTATTGTCTATTCAAGGTTTTCTGGAAAATCTCTTCCATAAATGGAGTTGACAAGTTCCAACACTTTTTGCCCTTTATCCAAAAACCTCAATGGTGTAGCCTGATTTTTGACAAAAAAATCGCCAGATACTTCTTTATTTTTACCAAAAGCGCCATTATACAACAGCGAGGCTCCTTTCGTCGGAGGCGGGAAAAATAATTTCATCATCGGCCTCAAATAGATGGGCAAACCGGACTTTTTCCCTTTTCTCAGCGTATTATTGCCATCTGGATCTATAGATCGAATCATGAGTTCCTCCTGAGCAGGTTTAAAAGCAACTTCCCGCGTCCATAGTGAGAGCGCTAGTTTGGAAGTTTCGTACGGTCCGAATAGCGCCGTGAACTCCGTTCGGTGTTCAAGTTTATCAGGATCAAACTGTTTGAAGCAGCTCAAAATGTTTCTCGCGTCCCTGTTTGGAGAAGGTCAAGTCTGCGAGACTGCCTCCTGCATTGTTAAATAAAACATCGATTTTGACTTCTTTTTCTTTGATTTGGGCGAGGATACGCTTAGCCAGAGCGTATCATGGCGATGATCTCCCAGCCTTCCTGCCACCCGCACGAAATGGAGCACAGCGATAAGTTTGGCTAGTGCTGTCTTGGGGCGGGAGGCGAATTTTGGGGTGAGAACTGGTTTTGGGCGGACGATAAGAGCCCCTAGGAGTCTGTCCGACGAAAAGAATTAAAAGAGCACTCCATCGTGAAACTGAACGATGAGTGCTCTTTATGTGTAGCTTTGTAGCTTTTCCCTATTCAATCTGGTTTTTCCGTAGCCTACTCCCTCTCATCCAGCCACTCTTTGTTTACGGGCAGACCTCTCCCGTTTGTACAAAGTGGCTGGTTTGGGATACTTCGCCGCATGCAATTTGCGGATGTTGTGGCTTAGAGAGAGCAGTATGAACTCCCCAGATACTTTATCCTCGCCCCGCAAATGGAATTGACGAAATCCTTGAACCTCCTTCAACTGCCCCCATATCGGTTCAACGATCGCCTTACGCATTCGGTAAACGGCTGTTCCCTCATCACTTTGCACTTTCGTTCGCATTTCCTCTCGCAGGGGATCATGCTCGCTACGTGTGATGGAACGCTTCCCTGTTTTACTTTTTACACACTCGTCTCGAAAAGGACATTCGCTACAGACGCTGCATTCATAAACCCAAGTCGTTGGCTTATCTGCATCATTCGCATGCACGGTTCGTTTCCGTGTAAGCTCTTTGCCAGCAGGGCAGAGATAATAATCTAGCTCAGGTACATAAGTGAAGTTGGTCTTGTCGTAGGCATTATTCTTTTTTTTGTTTTCGCGATCGGCAGCAATGTAGGCATCCACTTCAGCCTCCAGCGCCGCTGCAATGTTGGACGCACTAAAATACCCTGCATCAGCACTCAGCTTCTGAGGCCTATCTCCTGTCATTGTTTTCATGGAATGAAGCACGTTTTCAAACTGCTGTTGATCGGTTGTTTGGTTACTCATTTGAAGTCCAACGATGAAGCCATGATCGCTGTCTACGGCAATTTGTGGATTGTAGCCTTGAATGACACCTTGGTTCCGCGTGCTCATGATGCGAGAGTCGGCATCGGTAAAATTAAATTGATCGCTCTGAGGAGATTCGGCCTGTTCCGCTGGCCGCTGTTCTTCCAAATTCTCCAGCGCAGATTTTATTTGCGCGATGCGGGCATAGCGTTCCTCCAACGATAGGGAAGGACTCGTCGGATGGGGTTCCTCCAACATTTCCTCGGTAGCAGAATACTCCAATGCTTGCCGGACTTCGTCTTCCAATTGAACGAGGCGTTTTTGCATACGCTCACGTGACATCGATTTATGTTTAGAGGCGCTTGCCTTTATTTTAGAACCGTCAATGCTCACATGCCCGAGCGAGATATAGCCCAGTTCCATAGCGATTTGTATGACTTGTTTGAATAAACCTGGAAGGGTATCCAGGTGGTTCTTCCGAAAGTCACTCAGCGTACGAAAATCTGGCAGGTATCCGCCACATAACCAGCGAAAAGGAATGCTTTCTTTCGTAGCTATTTGAAGTTTCCTAGACGTGAAGACGCCTGTCGCATACCCATAGAACCACAGTTTGAGCAGCATGGCAGGATGATAGGCTTCTTCTCCACGCTTGGAGTATTTGTTAGTAATGGCAGATAGGTCTAACTGCTCGACGATGTCGCTGACAAGTCTAACTTCATGATCATCTGTTACCCACTCGCTTAAATAGATAGGTAGAAGTTCACCTTGCTCTGTGGTATATGCTTTGAATTTAGCCATGCCTACGACACATCCTTTTACAGTCTTACTACTACTTATTCGGAATTGTTTGACTAATTCCTGTTTCGTCGGACAGACTCCTAGGAGCTCTTATTTCGCGCCGAAACCCCCTTTTCGCACAGATAGCAGCCCCTATAGGCTCTTATTCCTTTGAGATGCCACTATTTCGGGGGTTTTTCGGACGATAAGAGTCCCGAAGGGTTACTACTTAGGTCCCCTTATTCAAACCCCTAAAAATTGGTTAAGAATACTTAACGAATTTAATGGAGAAGAGGGATCAGGATGAAAATGAGCCTCGAAGAAATCAAACAAATTAGCCACAGTAGTCCAGATCAAATCGAGAAGGTCATTACGAAACTGCTAGAACGGATCACTGAACTGGAAAACAGAGTAGCCGAGTTGGAGCGCCAGCTAGGGCTTAACAGCAAGAATAGTAGCAAGCCGCCTTCAAGTGACGGGTTTCGTAAGCCCGCAAACTCCCGCATCGCTGGTGGCAAAAAGGGAGCACCCCTAGGTCATGAAGGACACACACTTAGTATGGTGGATGATCCGGATGCCATCCTCGACTTTTGCCTAACTACCTGCCCTGCGTGTCATGCTCCAATGGACCAGGAGAACTGTATAGGCTACGACCGGCGTCAGCAGATCGATCTGCCTGAACCACGCATCCAGACAACCGAGTTTCGCGCTCATACGAGCTGCTGCCCGCAGTGTAGCGGGGTTCATCAGGCTGCTTTTCCGTCGCATGTCAGCGCCTCTGTCCAATATGGAGCTGGTGTTACGGGCTGGATCGTGTATGTGAGTGCGTACCATATGATTCCACTGAAAAGGGTGAGCGAGATGTTTGCGGACCTGACCGGGCATTCGCTGAGCGAGGCTACGGTCATCGCCCATTTGAAGAAATCGCACAAGCAGCTAGGTCCCTATGAGGAACAAATTCGCCAAAACCTGCTGAATGCCGATGTTTTGCACGCTGATGAAACCGGCATTCACGTCGATGGCAAACAGCGATGGCTGCACACCCTCTCTAATGTGGACTGGACGTTCCAGGCGGTTCACGAAAACCGGGGCACCCTCGCTTTTGATGCCATCGGTCTGCTGCCGGCTTACTCGGGCATTCTAGTGCATGACTGCAACGGGCCGTATTTTAAAGAAAAATACACGTTCCAGCATGCCTTATGCAATGCGCACTTACTGCGGGAATGCCAAGGAATCGCCGATTATGATCATCACCAGTGGGCCGTGCAGATGAAACGCTTGCTACAAGTAGCCTGGCGTCTCACGCTAGCCGCCCGTAAAGTCTTGTGCTGCTTAGCTCCGAGTACGGTTAAATGGCTAGAGAATTGGTACGATGACATCCTGCAGCAGGGCGAGCTGGAATGGAATCAAGGGCGTACCAAAGCCAAAACCGGACCGCAAGGCAGGCAAAGCAAAAGTAAATCGGCCAATCTGGGTGAACGTTTCCGTCGTCACAAGGAACCGATTCTCCGGTTTATTCAAGATGTCCGTGTTCCTTTTGACAACAATGTCGCCGAACGAGACTTGCGGATGGCCAAGGTCAAAGCCAAAGTCTCCGGCTTATTCCGTACCTGGGACGGGGCTCATCAGTTCGCCCGCGCGCGCGGCTTCATTTCAACCCTTCGTAAACAAAATTTACCTGTACTCTCGACGCTTATTGTTACTTTTCGTGGGGAGTTTCGTTTTCCGCGTTTGGAAGAAGGTAAGTAGTAACCCCTAGGGACTCTTATTTCGCGCCGAACCCCCCTTTTCGCACAAATAGCAGCCCCCAAAGGCTCTTATTCCTTTGGGCAGCTGCTATTTCAAGGGTTCTGCTACACATAGCCCCTACATCTACTTGATGTCTTGCGATAAGCGGATCATATCCCGGCAGGGTATGCCGTTCTCGACGATATCCTCGGCGTAATGTCTGACGAAAAAATCCCGATCCACGCCCACGATCCGGAAGCCGCATTTCTGATACAAGGCTAGCTGTCCAACACTGGAATTGCCAGTGCCAACATCTACCGTCGCAAATCCTTGCAATTTGGCTTGTTCCAATGCGTGCAGAACCATCAACTTACCGATACCTTTGCCATGATGACGCTCGTCCACAGCAATATTCACCAATTCAACGGTCTCAGGTCTCGTAGGTAGGATAACATAAACAGCTATCACCATACTGTCCTTCTCGGCAACGAATATTTGCCCACGCTGTAGATAACCTTTGACGATATGCAACGATGGATCAGCTAATAGCAGCAGCTCCATTGGAGGTGATTCGTCGTGCAGCAATTGACGTATTTCCATAGTATTCTCCTTATAGACTAGATCGTCCGGGGGTTGACAGCCACGATTCGGCAGCCACACAACGCGCGCCCAGAATCATCCGTTATCCGATTGTAATTTTCCCCTCGGGATAACGGAAATGCTCTTTTTCAGGCACAGGCGTTAAGGTGTATGCCAATGAGACGGGTCCCAGACGTCCAACGAACATCAGGATTATGAGGAAGACTTTCCCGAATCCTGTTAACTGTGAAGTCAGACCCAGTGACATGCCCGCTGTTGCATAAGCGGAAGTCACTTCAAATAAGATCCCCAAGAAGGAAAACTCTTCAGTAGTTGATAGTATCATAGTTGAAAGGACAATCAGGATAAAGGAAAGCAGCGCGAACGTAATCGCTTTGTAAATCCGGTCCTTGGATATGCGGCGTCGGAAGAATACGATTTCCTCTTTGCCGCGTACCATCGCAAGCAAAGCTCCTAGGAGAATGACGAAAGTCGTCACTTTGATCCCTCCGCCGGAAGAGCCTGGCGCTGCCCCGATGAACATCATTATCACAATGAAAAACTGTGTTGCCTGCCGCATCGAAGCAATGTCTACCGTATTCACACCTGCTGAACGAGAGGATACTGATTGAAGCATCGCGCTCAGCACTTTTCCCATCGGCGATAGGGGCTGTAACGTATTCACATTCGTAAACTCGAATACCAGAATGACCACGGTGCCTATCAGAATCAAAGCTGCTGACGCAGTGAGAACAACTTTACTGTGCAGCGTCAACTTTTTATTCTTGGGATATGTTAACAAATCCGATATAACGATAAAGCCAATGCCACCTAGAATGATCAGCAGCATCGAGACAATATTAACAAAAGGGTCCTCGACATAGTGCATGAGGCTGCCCGGTCTTTGTGGCAAAGCCCCGAATAGATCAAAGCCAGCATTATTAAAAATAGAGATGCTGTGAAACACACCGAAGTAAAGCGCTTGGCCAATCGGCATCTCAAATGACCATCGCAAGGCAAGCAGCAAAGCTCCGGCAAGTTCGATATAGAGCGCATAAATCAACACCTTGCGGACAAGCCGAACGACGCCTTCCGTGGAATCATGATTCATTGCCTCTTGCAGAATCAATCGTTCCTGAAACGATATTCGCCGACGCAGCACGAGCGCAATAAGTGTGGACATGGTCATAAAACCCAGACCACCTATTTGGACTAGCAGAATTAATACGATTTCTCCAAAGGTTGATAGATGAGCTCCTGTGTTTATCATCGACAATCCTGTCACACAGGTAGCCGAAGTAGCCATAAATAAAGCGTCCAAGAAGGAGAGTCTGCCTTCTCCGGCATAAGAAATTGGCAGCCACAGCAGCTCAGCTCCAACGAAAATCATAAATAAGAATCCGAGTGTCAACACTTGCGGCGGACTCAGGCGAAATTTTTTCTTCGTATAAGTGGGCATCTCAATAACTCCGTACACATATGTTTTGCGACTATTGTATCACTTATTTACAATCCTGTTAAATGAATTGACACATAATACATAATAACCAAGATAAATGAACACATAGGCAAGTATGGCTATCACGATAGGAGTCAATAAAAAGCTGCTAATCATTTGAATAGTTATTAGTGCTTTTAAGATCATCAAACTATGCACGACACCCAAAATCAAAGGTAATAAGAACACGAAAAGGGTTTGTTTGGCAATAGCTCGATGGATTTCTTTCCGGCTGACACCAATTTTGCGTAGAATCTCGTAACGTCCTTTATCTGCGTGCGCATCTGTCAATTGTTTGAAATAAATCATGCTGCCTGTGGCGGCAAGAAACACCAATCCAAGAAAACCTAATATGAAAATATTCATTCCCGCTGATTCAATGCCTTGCCGATATTGGTAATAATAACTCGACATATGATTTTGATTTGTTTTCAGCTTCATCAGCGCATCCGAGGTTCTCTCTGTTGTTTGTTGATCCTTTACTTGATAGGCCTTGTAGGTCAACAATTCAAAACCCGCTCCTTGCTGCAGACGAGCAAATAAGCTGTCGCTTACAATAAAACACAAATCAGGAAACCCCCAAGGCAGTACTCTTCCCTCCACGATCTGCTTAATTGGAAGTTCCAGCTGAACCTCATGCAACATAAAGGAAATGCGATCATTGGCAATATCATTTTCCGAGAAAGTAGCATACATCGGCCTGATCAACAAAATCTCTTGATCCGATAGGGGATTCTGTTCTTCTCTATGCAAAGTCTTCGCAATCTCATTATATGTGCGGATAGAAAGCAGTTTGATAGGCACCGAATTCGCTGTGAATCCAGAAGGATGATAGTAGAACTTCGTCAAATCTGCCTTTATTCTAAGCGTAGAAATATCTAATTGGGCAGTCACAGGGTGAGCTTGATCAGATGCTATGAGCTCCTTCACTTGATTATCCAAGGTTTCCCCTTGGGAAGTATGCGTATAACTAAATGGAGCTTCTTGGTCGGCGACTTCGGAGAGCGTATAATAGGCACTTGAACCTACCGTTACAGCGCACAATGTGAACGCACTTAACAAAGCAATCATCGTAAACATGCGAGTATTCCCTTGGATCCGGAAAATCAACTGAGAGATGCTGATCATATTCATACCTTGATAGTAGCGAGACTTCACACGTTGCCCGAGCTTTAATAAATAAATAATGCCAAAACGGAACAGCAGATATGTCCCTCCAATGATACTGCCAAAAATGAGCAATAAATTTCTTCCCATCTGGGCGCCTGTGGTCATAGGTTGAAACACTAGCCAATAGCCAAAAACAAGTAAGATAATAGCCATGACAGCTGTTACAGATGATGGTTTTGGCACATGTTCTCCTTCTTGCTCGGCTTGAAACAACTGAACTAATCGAAAACGATAGATCAATCTGTAGCTATGGACTGATGTAAGCAGAATAATAACGGCAAATACGATGATCGTTTGGAGTATCGCATTCGTTGATAGGCGAAAGTTTATTTCAACTGCAGAATCCAGCAGCTTCAGGAACACCATGGCAAACAACTTGGATAACACTGTGCCAACTATGATTCCTATACTAACTGCTCCGACTCCCATTAACATATTTTCATAGAAAAGCATTTTGCCGATCGTTCGTTTTCGCACACCGAGCAATGCGTATAGGCCAATTTCTTTCTTGCGTTTTTTCGTAAAAAAGGAATTCGAGTACCAAATAAAGACCGCAGCAAAAAGGATTAAAAAGAGAGAAGCCTGTGTGAATACCTCCCTCATGCCCTCCCATTTCTGCACATTCACGGCAATTTCTTCACTGTAACGCAGAGTTACAAACGTGTAGTATATCACAACACTGAAAATCATCGAGATGAAGTAAATCAAATAGTTTTTGAGATTTCCAAGCACATTTCGTTTGGCGAGACTAAATAAGGTCACTTGCGCCACCTCCAAGCACAGATAGCACGTCCATCACCTTATTGAAATAATCCTTGCGTGTTGCAGCCCCCTTAACCAGCTCCGTAAACATTTGCCCATCTTTAATAAAAAGCACACGGGAACAATAACTGGCCGCAAACGCGTCATGTGTGACCATTAGAATTGTTGATTTATCCTGTGAGTTCAATTGCTGTAAACTTTCCAGCAGCTCTGTCGCTGATTTGGAATCAAGTGAACCCGTAGGTTCATCTGCCAAAACCAAGCTCGGGGATGAAACAATTGCTCGGCAGGCGGCTGTACGCTGTTTCTGTCCTCCAGAGATTTGATATGGATATTTGTCAATAATCCCGTGTATGCCGAATTTCCGGCTGATGACTTCTACTCTGCGTTCCAGTTCCTTGCTATTCATCCTCGCCAGCGCAAGTGGCAGCAAGATGTTTTCTTTGACCGTTAGTGTATCCAGCAAGTTGTAATCCTGAAAAATAAAGCCAAGCTTCTCACGGCGAAAGGCCGATAGCTGACTTTCATTCATTTTCACCAACTGCGTCCCATCAATGATAATCTCTCCGGAAGTCGGCTGATCAATCGTCGCTAATAAATTGAGCAATGTCGTTTTCCCAGAGCCTGATGGCCCCATAATACCTACGAACTCACCCTCTTCAACCGTGAGATTGATTTCCTGCAATGCGGTGTATACGTTGCCTTTTGACCCGTATACTTTCTTGACTTGCTTGGCTTCAACGATGATTTTCATTAGGGATTTCCTCCTCTATAGCAAACGGGTTGGATTCTTCTTCTCCCTAATCCTACTCGGTTTAGTTCTTTTCAAACATCGATGCAGCTTACATCTCTAGCAGCAATCTTACATTTTTGTCATGATTGTGCTAACATTTTGTGATGAACGTTTTCATTTCGTCTTAGCTGGGAGAACGCTATGAAAATTATGATCGTTGAAGATGATAAGACGATACGCGATATGGTCGCGGAAGCACTGGGCCGATGGGGATTCGAAATGATTATCATCGAGCAGTTCGATGCGGTGCTCTCCCATTTTATCAAGGAAAGTCCTCATCTCCTGCTCATGGACATCAACTTGCCCGCATTCGACGGATTTTATTGGTGCCAGCAAATAAGGGCCGTATCCAACGTGCCGATCCTGTTCTTATCTTCTCGGAATACGCCGATGGATATGGTGATGTCGATGAATATGGGGGGCGATGACTTCATTCAAAAGCCTTTCTATACGGATGTGCTGGTAGCCAAAATCAACGCGCTGTTGCGCAGAACTTATTCTTATATAGAAACAAGCTCCAGTGTCATGGAGCATAATGGCATTGTCCTCAATCTTAAAGATGGCGACATTGCTTGCGGAGATCGAAAAACGGAGCTTACCCGAAATGAATTCAAAATTTTAACCATTTTAATGAAAAATCCCGGAACGATCATCAGCCGCGATCATATGATGCGGGGTCTCTGGGAAGACGAAAGTTTCGTCGATGATAATACATTAACCGTGAACATCAATCGATTACGCAAAAAACTGACCGAGCTGGGCAAAGAAGATTACATCACAACTAAGAAAGGGCAAGGGTATCTCATCTTATGAATCTTGTCCATTATATAAAGGATAAGCGCTTTTTCTTCTTATTTTATATAATCATGATGCTCTTCATCTCCCTCATTATGCTCGCCAGTGTGAAATGGCAGGATGCGATCAACAATATTGTCTATGCCAATGTGGGTTCGTTCATTTTCGCAACCATCTATCTTCTTGTAGGTTACTATTACCGAAAATCTTTCTATAATGAACTGCATGATTTAGTTGGAATCCGGCAGGAGGAATGGCTGGTAGCAGCAATGCCCGAACCTCAAAATACGGAGCAAACGCTTTACCTAAAGCTGCTCGAGCATCTCTATGAAGAACAATCCAGAGGAACTCAACAACTGCACAGTGAAATCAGAGACCATCAAGATTTTATTCTGTCTTGGATACATGAAGTGAAAGTACCCATTGCAGCAAGCCGCCTTATGATGGAAAATCGCGCCAGCAAAACGGCCGACCAGCTCGTTGACAAACTCGAGGATGAACTGAGTAAAATCGATAATTATGTGGAACAAGCCCTCTATTATTCAAGAATTGATTCGTTCTCCAGAGACTACTTCATTACAGATGTCCCGCTTCAATCCATCGTGAAGGACAGTGTTAAGAAGTTCGCCAAACTCTTTATCACTAAAAAAATACGCCCGAATATAGAGGCTCTCACCCATGCCGTGAACACCGACAGCAAGTGGCTCTCTTATATTACGAACCAAATTGTTGCAAATGCCTTGACCTATACGAACACAGGAGGCACCATATCCTTCCAATCCGAGGAACTTGAATACGAGAAGAGACTGCTGATTCAAGACACAGGAGTGGGGATAAGCTCAGCAGATCTCGGTCGCGTTTTCGACAAGGGATTTACGGGTTCAATCGGCAGAACGCATCACAAATCGACAGGAATGGGCCTGTATTTAGCCAAACAAATGGCGCTAAAACTTGGTCACCATCTCACAATAACTTCAAGGGAAGGACATGGAACGACCGTGACCATCCATTTCCCAAAAGTGCGGAATTATGATGATTTGCGATAGTTATACTTAAATAGTATTATCTTATTTTCTAAAGGTTCTTTCA
Above is a genomic segment from Paenibacillus sp. HWE-109 containing:
- the tnpC gene encoding IS66 family transposase, with translation MKMSLEEIKQISHSSPDQIEKVITKLLERITELENRVAELERQLGLNSKNSSKPPSSDGFRKPANSRIAGGKKGAPLGHEGHTLSMVDDPDAILDFCLTTCPACHAPMDQENCIGYDRRQQIDLPEPRIQTTEFRAHTSCCPQCSGVHQAAFPSHVSASVQYGAGVTGWIVYVSAYHMIPLKRVSEMFADLTGHSLSEATVIAHLKKSHKQLGPYEEQIRQNLLNADVLHADETGIHVDGKQRWLHTLSNVDWTFQAVHENRGTLAFDAIGLLPAYSGILVHDCNGPYFKEKYTFQHALCNAHLLRECQGIADYDHHQWAVQMKRLLQVAWRLTLAARKVLCCLAPSTVKWLENWYDDILQQGELEWNQGRTKAKTGPQGRQSKSKSANLGERFRRHKEPILRFIQDVRVPFDNNVAERDLRMAKVKAKVSGLFRTWDGAHQFARARGFISTLRKQNLPVLSTLIVTFRGEFRFPRLEEGK
- a CDS encoding GNAT family N-acetyltransferase translates to MEIRQLLHDESPPMELLLLADPSLHIVKGYLQRGQIFVAEKDSMVIAVYVILPTRPETVELVNIAVDERHHGKGIGKLMVLHALEQAKLQGFATVDVGTGNSSVGQLALYQKCGFRIVGVDRDFFVRHYAEDIVENGIPCRDMIRLSQDIK
- a CDS encoding aspartyl-phosphate phosphatase Spo0E family protein, whose amino-acid sequence is MGQFIELEKKIEAKRFELNLASHSHDLLSEYVLKLSIELDELLNKYNKSA
- a CDS encoding response regulator transcription factor, with product MKIMIVEDDKTIRDMVAEALGRWGFEMIIIEQFDAVLSHFIKESPHLLLMDINLPAFDGFYWCQQIRAVSNVPILFLSSRNTPMDMVMSMNMGGDDFIQKPFYTDVLVAKINALLRRTYSYIETSSSVMEHNGIVLNLKDGDIACGDRKTELTRNEFKILTILMKNPGTIISRDHMMRGLWEDESFVDDNTLTVNINRLRKKLTELGKEDYITTKKGQGYLIL
- a CDS encoding sensor histidine kinase, whose protein sequence is MNLVHYIKDKRFFFLFYIIMMLFISLIMLASVKWQDAINNIVYANVGSFIFATIYLLVGYYYRKSFYNELHDLVGIRQEEWLVAAMPEPQNTEQTLYLKLLEHLYEEQSRGTQQLHSEIRDHQDFILSWIHEVKVPIAASRLMMENRASKTADQLVDKLEDELSKIDNYVEQALYYSRIDSFSRDYFITDVPLQSIVKDSVKKFAKLFITKKIRPNIEALTHAVNTDSKWLSYITNQIVANALTYTNTGGTISFQSEELEYEKRLLIQDTGVGISSADLGRVFDKGFTGSIGRTHHKSTGMGLYLAKQMALKLGHHLTITSREGHGTTVTIHFPKVRNYDDLR
- a CDS encoding IS1182 family transposase → MAKFKAYTTEQGELLPIYLSEWVTDDHEVRLVSDIVEQLDLSAITNKYSKRGEEAYHPAMLLKLWFYGYATGVFTSRKLQIATKESIPFRWLCGGYLPDFRTLSDFRKNHLDTLPGLFKQVIQIAMELGYISLGHVSIDGSKIKASASKHKSMSRERMQKRLVQLEDEVRQALEYSATEEMLEEPHPTSPSLSLEERYARIAQIKSALENLEEQRPAEQAESPQSDQFNFTDADSRIMSTRNQGVIQGYNPQIAVDSDHGFIVGLQMSNQTTDQQQFENVLHSMKTMTGDRPQKLSADAGYFSASNIAAALEAEVDAYIAADRENKKKNNAYDKTNFTYVPELDYYLCPAGKELTRKRTVHANDADKPTTWVYECSVCSECPFRDECVKSKTGKRSITRSEHDPLREEMRTKVQSDEGTAVYRMRKAIVEPIWGQLKEVQGFRQFHLRGEDKVSGEFILLSLSHNIRKLHAAKYPKPATLYKRERSARKQRVAG
- a CDS encoding ABC transporter ATP-binding protein, producing the protein MKIIVEAKQVKKVYGSKGNVYTALQEINLTVEEGEFVGIMGPSGSGKTTLLNLLATIDQPTSGEIIIDGTQLVKMNESQLSAFRREKLGFIFQDYNLLDTLTVKENILLPLALARMNSKELERRVEVISRKFGIHGIIDKYPYQISGGQKQRTAACRAIVSSPSLVLADEPTGSLDSKSATELLESLQQLNSQDKSTILMVTHDAFAASYCSRVLFIKDGQMFTELVKGAATRKDYFNKVMDVLSVLGGGASDLI
- a CDS encoding ABC transporter permease translates to MTLFSLAKRNVLGNLKNYLIYFISMIFSVVIYYTFVTLRYSEEIAVNVQKWEGMREVFTQASLFLILFAAVFIWYSNSFFTKKRKKEIGLYALLGVRKRTIGKMLFYENMLMGVGAVSIGIIVGTVLSKLFAMVFLKLLDSAVEINFRLSTNAILQTIIVFAVIILLTSVHSYRLIYRFRLVQLFQAEQEGEHVPKPSSVTAVMAIILLVFGYWLVFQPMTTGAQMGRNLLLIFGSIIGGTYLLFRFGIIYLLKLGQRVKSRYYQGMNMISISQLIFRIQGNTRMFTMIALLSAFTLCAVTVGSSAYYTLSEVADQEAPFSYTHTSQGETLDNQVKELIASDQAHPVTAQLDISTLRIKADLTKFYYHPSGFTANSVPIKLLSIRTYNEIAKTLHREEQNPLSDQEILLIRPMYATFSENDIANDRISFMLHEVQLELPIKQIVEGRVLPWGFPDLCFIVSDSLFARLQQGAGFELLTYKAYQVKDQQTTERTSDALMKLKTNQNHMSSYYYQYRQGIESAGMNIFILGFLGLVFLAATGSMIYFKQLTDAHADKGRYEILRKIGVSRKEIHRAIAKQTLFVFLLPLILGVVHSLMILKALITIQMISSFLLTPIVIAILAYVFIYLGYYVLCVNSFNRIVNK
- a CDS encoding TrkH family potassium uptake protein, which codes for MPTYTKKKFRLSPPQVLTLGFLFMIFVGAELLWLPISYAGEGRLSFLDALFMATSATCVTGLSMINTGAHLSTFGEIVLILLVQIGGLGFMTMSTLIALVLRRRISFQERLILQEAMNHDSTEGVVRLVRKVLIYALYIELAGALLLALRWSFEMPIGQALYFGVFHSISIFNNAGFDLFGALPQRPGSLMHYVEDPFVNIVSMLLIILGGIGFIVISDLLTYPKNKKLTLHSKVVLTASAALILIGTVVILVFEFTNVNTLQPLSPMGKVLSAMLQSVSSRSAGVNTVDIASMRQATQFFIVIMMFIGAAPGSSGGGIKVTTFVILLGALLAMVRGKEEIVFFRRRISKDRIYKAITFALLSFILIVLSTMILSTTEEFSFLGILFEVTSAYATAGMSLGLTSQLTGFGKVFLIILMFVGRLGPVSLAYTLTPVPEKEHFRYPEGKITIG